TGGCGACCACACTCAGAATGACCAGAGCTGAGAGCAGTGGACTCGTAGCTGAGCAGGACATAAACAATGCAGGGAGAGAGGTTACCATTGATCTTACCGTATGgctatttaagaacaaaataaaggaaaaacgGCTTTGCTTCACTTACCGGATTTGCCGTTTTTCTCTGCTTGTGAAAAATAAATGAACAATATATTAGTGAAAGATGACTAAAAAAATAACTAATATGAATGAAAATAACAGCATCTGTATAGACTTGCTGATCAAATTGTCAAAACAACACATTGCTGCTACAGTGGGCCTATGTCCACTGGTCGGCAGgaaatgaaaatacatttttctgtGTTTGGAGGTTATTTGACGGCCGCCCGCTGAGCACGGACAATGTTTGTTATGGGGTGTCCCGAGTAGAAAGACAAATGCTGCTGCTaaaaaaatctttaaaaaaaataataaaaaatagggCCTTACTTTCAGCAGTCTCACAGACCACTCCATTCTCCAGGTTTTCAACACAGCTGACTTTCTCCCACTCTCCTGTGGTGCTGTGCATTGCCACACAGGTGTCCATGGGAATCAAGTCAGGCGAGCTGGAGCTGTTCCCCCAGTTCTTAAAGCTCAGGCCCGTCTCATCTTGCCACTTAAAATCATCATCTTATCAAACAGAAAAAACAACACATCGAAATTTGAAAAATAGAAATTACTtcacttattctctctctctgttaattttacttttctttctgtgcttttaaccaatcagccttcaggattagacccacctgttgtataatATGGATTATGGCAGCGGGTGACGTAAGCACATTATGCTGTACAATCACATAATAGGGCAAAGTAGCCTTCATAATACGGAGGTGCCATGCTTACTTACTTACCGTCACTGTCATAATACATGCCCAACCACACATGGATGTTGCCTTTCCACACCTGTGGACTGTACTTGATGATAAAATCATTCTCCTCTGCACTTTGGACACTCACCAGTTCTAAGAGACAACACAAGACAATCTGTtgcaattgaaaaacaaacattGAGAGTAGTTTAAAATTGTTAAATTCAATTAAATCAATCAATTCAATTAAATCAAAGCCTATCAGCTAAATCAGGAATGGGCAACTTTGAGGggatgggggccacaaaaaatctgaacacAGTGATTTGCAGGtctgcatacccacatccatacatgCAGTCAGAGCTTTTTTGGAGGGGCACTAAGTGAAATTTACAAGAGGAAAACtgcttatgcacaagcaaatttcaaaattgcaccttgtgtattctactattctttttttacccccttttctccccaatttcgtggtatccaattggtagttacagtcttgtctcatcgctgcaacccccgtacggactcgggacaggcgaaggtcgagagccatgcgtcctccgaaacacaacccaaccaagcagcactgcttcttgacacaacgcacatccaacccggaagccagccgcaccaacgtgtaggaggaaacgccgtacacctggcgacctggtcagcgtgcactgcgcccggcccgccacaggagtcgcttgtgcacgatgagacaaggatatccctgccggccaaaccctccctaccccggacgacgctgggccaattgtgcctcccggtcgcggccggctgcgacagagcctgggcgcGAACCCAGAATTTCTGGTGGCACAGCTTGCACTGCGGAGCAGTGCGCCACACGGGCGCCGTGGTCTACAAAAGGGTGGGCCTAGAAAAGGgttgcccatccctgacctaAATGATAAAAAAGTTGCAACATATTGGGATAAAAAGTCATATGATGACTTGCAAATACCATGTCCTGAGCAGAGAGACTTCGCAGCTTCAATCGTATAACTTTTAGCAATGTCTTCTTCTCCATGTACAAAGTGGTAGCATCTTTGTCCAAAAGGCACCCAGGTGCGCCCATCTGCAGGACAGTCTGTGGGGAGAATTAATCATGAGACAAAACCACTAGTCTCAATCCGCATTTTCAAACAAAGTAAGGTGTACCTGGTCCAACCTAAATTTCCAACAGCTCACTGAAAACAAGTCAAGCAAGTGTTATCAGTTGGGATGTGGCTGGTGTAATGGAGTTAAGAACGTACCGTAAGCTCACTACACAGCTAGATTGAAATGTCACGGATGGACCCTTCCAATTGGTACCTTTTGGGTGGCTCAAACCATCCATAACAGTGATGCCGTGACCCGGATGCGCAAATGGGCTCAGCTCGACAGCTGGGTTCGCTGTGTAGCGAGTTTAAAGAGGGTGAGTGTAACGGAGTTAAGAACGTACCATAAGCCCACTCCACAGCTAACTTGAAATGTTACGGATGGAGTCATCCAATTGGTACCTTATGGGTGTCTCAAATCGTTGGAAAGTTGTGAATCAGAGGGCGGTCACCTGTGTTAGCAAAGCGGAGGTCGCGAGTTCGAGCCGAATCGGGGGTTGGGGGGagtggtactcgctaagcaagcaaCGTGAAGCTGTAACACTGGCAAACAAGGATGTTTGGAGTGATTCTTCACAAAACCCAGACATAATATTTATCCATAGAACAGTCCTTTGGATGAAGGGTTGTTGACATTTGTAtctaaaagcataattgagaaataatttATCAAAGCTGGCCTATTTATGACTCCATAGTGTTTCATCTATAGGTGCTACAAAGTGTCAGATGAAGCTTTACCACTTGCTCTGTAATAGGAGTAGTATTTTGATTTCGAaaactttttttacatttaatttatGAATATTCCAAAATATAAACATGAATATTGAAAATAAAATTGTTTTGATTTGTCTCATTTTTCGATATTTTTTAAAGAACATAATATACTCTACTTGCAAGTGGGATCTCTGCTACTTTTAGAGTTACAGGTATGATCCAATTTGTATGCATTACCAAATTAGTGAATGTGAAAATGGAATCAAAATGGATTCAAAATTCTGTCATTGCAAAGGAGGGCTGGGATTGGTTACATTGCCTACCatgccaatgtattttttttatttaactaggcaagtcagctaagaacaaattcgtatttacaatgatggcctacaccggccaaacccgaacgacgctgagccaattgtgcaccaccctatgggactcccaattacggccgatgtgatacagcctggattcgaaccagggtgtctgtagtgacgcatctagcactgagatgcagtgccttagaccgttgcgtCACTCGGGAGTCCAAAGTAATCGACGAGGATGGGATAAAATAGGCCATAACTTTAAAACTAGCAGTGATCCTACTCTTTTTTTGTCTGTGTTACGTTAGGAATCACGAACTTTTTTTAAGCAAGAGAAGCATTAAGTACTTTTAAAGCCACAGTCTGGATGTTTTCCAGTAATTTCAACTAATTAAATATACCCCTTAAattgtatttatatattataccTTCGTGAGATTAGTGCAATTGTATTATCTTGTCAAATAGAAATCAAGTGCCATGTCAGCGAAAATGTCATGGAATAAATAGTTTGTTTACATTTTGTAGGTGGGCCCACTTTGAGATTATGCACATTTTACAGAAGACTATTTGAAGACTAGGCTACATACACTGCCTTGCTACCTTTGGAAATTATGTGGACACATATTGTTTGCTTCAACATTATGCCTCGATGTCTGAACTATACAAGGTTACAAGCCAAATTACGAGGGCAGCTTTATTCGTTTCTAATAAATACTTGAATATTTGGCATGTAATCGAATGAAAATATGAATCCCTACAAAAACACACGCGGACAAGGAACTCGTGAGCAATGTTACAATGTCGTCCAGTGAACTTTGTCGAAATGTTATCGCGTTACACGTTTAAACTGAAAGCACAACAAATACTTCAACTTTCTCGAACAACACGAAGGGAGCATTTCCCATCCACTTAATACAATAACATGAAACAATAGTTGATTATCTCAACTTACCACCAGCTAAAGTAGATTgccaataaacaacaacaaaaaggagATTGCATAAGGACAAGGGGTGAAGGTGCCATTTCATCATTGACTCCATGTCCGCGAACTCCAAAGTTTTTCAGAGCTTCATACGTCAGCATCTCACATTGAAATATAACCCCACCCCTAGAGTGCCTGCATTTACATGCTCGCTCAAAAAAGTAGACTGGAGCAAAGTTCAAACTCAAGTGTTTGAAGCTTGTCTAAACAAATGATCATGCTGAAAACGAATTTGTGAATTGCATGATATTGCATAGCTGCGTTACTGTTGACGTTATTCGTGAAGTTGAAGAATAACATGACATTAATTACGTTCGATAGAATTTTCATTTGCTTTATTATGGATTGCGGAGAAGGATATTTggttatgtttttgttttgtcacggGAGTAGCGCCCCATGAGGATATTGGTTTAGAGAATAACCCATAAAGCCTCTAGATGGTGCCATAACTGCGTAAATGTGTAGATTTCAGTGATTGCAACCCAGTGGTATCGCATTCTGCCTAGAGTGCCTCTTTATGTTTTGAAAAATATAGTCACACAGGAACATATTTTATACGTTACTTCAACTGAAATTAGTGAGCAATTGGATGTAAATAAGAAGCACAATAAATTCCATTAAGCTGTAGGTTGTATAGCCTGGCCCTTACTTGTAGGCCTACCATTACTCAAATGATGAATAACATTATTGTCTCATTAATTAATGCAAAACTCCCAGTGATTCTGCTGAGTTGACCAGGATATGGTTGAAAAAAACAAGATGCGAGACTTTAAGAAGTGAGAAGAACATTGGTGAGAGCTGGAATGGCAGAGTGCTCAGTGGGGTACGTGAAAGCCAGTTCTAGACAAAAGAAGATTAGAGACACTGCATTAATAAACAAGACAAAATCAACAGGGAACATAGACGCAATGTCTGCTGCATGTCCACTCCAAAAATTCTTCAGCGATGccagacattttttgggggggtttaatAACATCCAATCTGCATAGTTGAGACTTGTAAAATGAGAGAAGATATTTAATATAAGTCAACACACATTAGCTTGGACAAGACTGTGATTGATATCTCACACGTACTTCAtatgtaggggagagtggggtaagttgagaatatttttattcagcatcactctgtcaagggaaatatattattttttctaacaaagatatctacatatatttcaggatgttgtgtatccctggaaagaATCAGAATTAATGTAAGCATTACAATTCCCAAAAAGTTTTTCACAAaggcttaacacctaacaaacactttgtacttaaaaaaaacaaaaacacttaaCATAGGtcaggccctgttgttacctcatatcccagcgataatgCCTTGCGTTATGCCAGGGAAGAAAACACTTACATTTGCTCAACTTGCTATTGGCtcaaccattggctcaacttaccccaataGAGTCACATGGCTATAGAAATAGAAACATTGTGATTTTAGAGACACAAAGTAACAATAGCCTATAATTAAAGGGACTGCAATCAATCTGTTACCAGGCTCACTCGGTCCTCATCATTATCATTAGGCTATTTACAACATTCAAACACAATCTAATCACATGCACAATTCAATCACCCTCCATTCATTCATTGACATCAGCGAGGAGAGATATATTGGTTTTAACAACATATATCTAGGACCAAGTTTGCTTGCGTCTTGCCTGCGTCTAATTGCGAAGAAAATACATTCTTTATAGCTCTAGATATAGTATAGGCAGTTTTTAGCCTTCGGCCTTTATATACTGTAACCATATGAATGAATTGATAGACAATATTCTGGTGAGATGAGGGCAGTGGGAAGGTAGGACCCTAAATCCAAGAAAGAAGATGAGTAGGTGGTCAGTATGTTGCAGTAAACTTTATTGAACTATTAACAGAATATATTTTTACAAaagaatacaacacacacacacacacacacacacacacacacacacacacacacacacacacacacacacacacacacacacacacacacacacatacctgtacatatgtataaaagtttggacacacctactcattcaagggtttttctttatttttgcaattttctacattgtagaataatagtgaagacatggcacaggctccctgcctgtgccattaaacccctacaactaatccagaacgccgcagcccgtctggtgttcaaccttcccaagttctctcacgtcaccccgctcctccgctctctccactggcttcctgttgaagctcgcatccgctacaagaccatggtgcttgcctacggagctgtgaggggaacggcacctccgtactttcaggctctgatcaggccctacacccaaacaagggcactgcgttcatccacctctggcctgctcgcctccctacctctgaggaagcacagttcccgctcagcccagtcaaaactgttcgctgctctggcaccccaatggtggaacaagctccctcacgacgccaggacagcggagtcaatcaccaccttccggagacacctgaaaccccacctctttaaggaatacctaggataggataaagtaatccttctaacccccccttaaaagatttagatgcactattgtaaagtggttgttccactggatatcatgaggtgaatccaccaatttgtaagtcgctctggataagagctctgctaaatgacttaaatgtaaatgtaatcaaatctatgaaataacaaatatggaatcatgtagtaaccaaaaaagtgttaaacaaatcaaaatatgttttatatttgagattcttcaaagtagcaacactTTGGGttgggccatcattgtaaataagaatttgttctcaactgacttgcctagttaattaaaaagtatataaaaaaaacataaaaaaattatttggcttgatgacagctttgcacactcttggcattctctcaaccagcttcatgaggagttccacatatgctgagcacttgttggctgattttccttcactctgcggtccactCTGcaaggttatctgatgcagcactccaccactttccttcatggtcaaatagcccttacaccgcctggaggtttgttgggtcattgtcctgttgaaaaacaaatgatggtcccactaagcacaaaccaggtggtagccatgctggttaattgtgccttgaattctaaataaatcactgacactgtcaccagcaaagcacccccacaccatcacacctcctcctccatgcttcatggtgggaatcaaacatgctgagatcatccgttcacctactctgcgtctcacaaagacacagaggttggaaccaaaaatctcaaatttggactcatcagaccaaaggacagatttccacccatctaatgtccattgctcgtgtttcctggcgcaagcaagtctcttcttattattggaatcctttagtagtggtttctttgcagcaattcgaccatgaaggcctgattcacacagtctcctctgaacagttgatgttgagatgtgcctgttacttgaactctgtgaagcatttatttgggctgcaatgtgaggtgcagttaactttaatgaacttatcttctgcagcagaggtaactctgggtcttcctttcctgtggcggccctcatgagagccagtttcatcatagcgcttgatggtttttgcaactgcccttgaagaaacttttaaagttcttgaaatgttctgtattgactgaccttcgtgtgttaaagtaatgatggactttcatttctttttgcttatttgagctgttctcaaatcaaatcatatcaaattgtcatgccctgaccatagaaagcttttattttctatgctagagtaggtcagggcgtgactgggaggttaatctagtttatattttctatgtggggttctagtttagtttttctatgtttgggtgatttgtatgattcccaattagaggcagctggtaatcgttgtctctaattggggatcatacttaagtagcatgttttccacctgtgggttatgggatattgtgtttaTGTGTAGTTTCATTGTCATCATGTTtcatttattctttattgtttttgtatgttgCTGAGTTTCACTTTATATTAAAGATGTGAAAcgcaactcacgctgcgccttggtccgattatTCCAACAAACGTGACACAAATTTTATTGgtcccatacacatggttagcagatgttattgtgagtgtagcgaaatgcttgtgctcctaGTTCTGagagtgcagcaatatctaacaagtaatctaaaaaATTCCACAACaattacctaatacacacacatctaagtaaagggatggaataagaatatgtacatataaatatatggatgagcaatgaccgagcggcataattcttgccaaaatatggacttgatcttttaccaaatagggctatcttctttatACCAACACTATTTTggcacaacacaattgattggctcaaaagcattaagaaggaaagacattccacaaattcacttttaacaaggcacacctgttaattgaaatgcattccacctcatgaagctgttgggagaatgcaaagagtgtgcaaagctgtcatcaaggcaaagggtggctactttgaagaatctcaaatataaaatatattttgatttgtttaacacttttttggttactacatgattccatatgtgttatttcatcgtgttatcttcactattattctacaatgtaaaaataaggaaaaaccattgaatgagtaggtgtgtccaaacttttgactggtactgtatatatatatatttaagtttatatatatatatatataaactattcTGCCCATACCAATACATTTATTTTAGGCCATAACTGAACCAATTTATGTGGGCTATATAAACAATATTTTGCCCATATCAACAAATGTATAGGCCTATACAATATTTATAGCCATACGTGACTGAATGAAAAGCAGTTAACATACCTGCCCACATGAACGAATGTAGGcctatataaaatataaatagcCATACACGATTTAATGAAGAGCAGTAAACATTGTTTCACATTCTTTAATAACAGACTCATGAACACAACCAGGCAATAGTAAACATACACAACATTCTTTCACATTCTTTAATGCAATCCTTAAGATTGCAACGATCTaagtaacaacaaaaaaatccccatcagtTTAAGGTatatgtgtctcaatccaccgcaccCGCATATGTCAGCCTTCTGCATCTGCGGCGGAAGGGAGAAGGGTGCAACTGCAGCCCGCAATTCGGGCGTTCCTGCACGTGGGCAATCCTGTATATGCAGGAACCCCTCTTGATACTTCTATTGGTCAATTTATAAGCTATGACTCCAGTATATTGGTGGGAGGCAGGGACGCTCCAGTACAGTAGAAGGCTATAATCcaccataacgttggatgccaacagccgataaaccccacagaagaagaagaggcGGGGGCGACAACTGTAGCTGGTACACACCGGTAGAATGTCCTTCGCCCCTGCCTGTCGGGGACTGTCTGTTGAAGCCAGGGCCGGTGTTCGGCAGGCGGGAGCGAACGACATTGTGTGCTAGCTTAGCCAGCTGCTCCTAAGGAGTACACAgaaggcaggaggcaggaggcaggggcGACACCAtgtcctagctagctaaccatcaAGCTAGCTAGCACACAGTGATGCTAGCACCCGTAGACAGTGTCCTTTGCCCCCGCCTGTCAGGCACGGTTTTCtccggtacacagcaggggggAGATGGTCTTCTCACAGAAAcgtctgtagtgtccgaacggtttggcctacggACTCTcgcgaacacgatggtgttctccgttttgctctacatcCCCCTCAAGTCCCACAGGACTCGTTTGAAGTCGGTAAcgctgatgtgccaacttctgtctgtagcgtccgaactgtttgggctacactgtggaaaggggagactctcacgaacacgatggtgttctccattttgctctatgATTCCCACAAgagtcacgggactcgtctgaaggtaacccatacaaatggaTGAAAATACAGgtgtagttttgtgccaacaaaaataagggattaaatatgtgtccaaaaaaacCAAAATATTtcttgagctttcttatatctcctagatattgGACAGACACTTATTCCttatcatttatttttttactgttctttttgccatttatgaaagtgttgttcaatgtgtttctatgggctatagtagtaaaggctcAATATTTCtttgatacctaaaggggtcctaaaattcaaaatcaaatagctaaatgatccatggtactgtatgaccatcttaaaacaattccatatgttagcttagtagaaccctccCCCAACGGCTTAGACTTTTAGACTTTTAGTAGCAATAGGCTACAGCTGGCTTCACAGCTTCTCCGTGAAACTCAATGTATTGTAGCCTCACTCGGACAGTGTTCACTGTAAAACTAGAATGCATTGCAGCGGTGCTTTGAACATTTGGACTATATTAGTCCACACAGcaacaaggatgcactttcatgctatgTTTAAGatctcatattgaagcttatagagaccctaTAATTACAATTAAAGATAGATACAAgtatcatgaaacctctaacacaatatttttttatttaacttggtgAAACTttttttcttccttcacagacccCATTAAATGATgccctcttcctaaatatttggtccaattattaattaattaattttctgtatggtttcctagaaacaaggtcagttcaacttaccccactctcccctacagtAAATCCGGATATACAGTTATTATCTTCAGGAGCCATCCAGGACCTGATACCGAGCAAATGTTTTCGATTGAACCCCATGTGAGTGAAGACAGAGCAGAAGAGCAATACACCCAGCCATTCAATGTCATGGGACTGTTAAATGTAACAGATCAAACATAATGGTCAGATAGAAAGATACCACTGTTAGTTCACTCTCCACTGAGATGCAGGAGGTTGAC
The DNA window shown above is from Salmo salar chromosome ssa25, Ssal_v3.1, whole genome shotgun sequence and carries:
- the LOC106586182 gene encoding CD302 antigen isoform X2, whose protein sequence is MESMMKWHLHPLSLCNLLFVVVYWQSTLAGDCPADGRTWVPFGQRCYHFVHGEEDIAKSYTIEAAKSLCSGHELVSVQSAEENDFIIKYSPQVWKGNIHVWLGMYYDSDDDDFKWQDETGLSFKNWGNSSSSPDLIPMDTCVAMHSTTGEWEKVSCVENLENGVVCETAEKKNGKSATSPLLSALVILSVVAIMGISAVFWFLHQKHQFGAVLASFEYHPPFRAPTSDEACLVETEETEETDDMA
- the LOC106586182 gene encoding CD302 antigen isoform X1, whose translation is MESMMKWHLHPLSLCNLLFVVVYWQSTLAGDCPADGRTWVPFGQRCYHFVHGEEDIAKSYTIEAAKSLCSGHELVSVQSAEENDFIIKYSPQVWKGNIHVWLGMYYDSDDDDFKWQDETGLSFKNWGNSSSSPDLIPMDTCVAMHSTTGEWEKVSCVENLENGVVCETAETEKNGKSATSPLLSALVILSVVAIMGISAVFWFLHQKHQFGAVLASFEYHPPFRAPTSDEACLVETEETEETDDMA